In the genome of Populus nigra chromosome 19, ddPopNigr1.1, whole genome shotgun sequence, the window TTATCTACCTTGCAAAACACATACTAGAATCATATCTTTGCATGTAAGTAGAATGACTAGAATAGAATGAGAAGtgtcaaagaactatctcaacccaAAAATTTAAGCTGCTAGATGAAATTTTAAgacatgatttatattattctttgatatatcaagaaaaaacaaactcatGACTGTTTAGTCATTAAGACTCTAATACCATATCAAATAactatttcaacttaaaagtttaagttgttagatGAGGTTTCAAGACAtgattatattattctctaacataaaGGACTAAGAACTTGCAAAGATGGAAACAggtcaaaaacaaaacagaagaaCTAAACATTCTGAAAGCAAAACACAATTTTCCAAGAAATCCAAGATGAAATTAAGGTATACCTGTAAAGGAAACCTGGAAGGGGCTTTGTCCTGGCTTTCAGTTGCCTCATATTCTGGTATGGAATCTAACATCCCCTTTCTCATTTGCTTCTTACGAAAACCAAGCTGCAATGTCTTTGTTAAGATAATTGGAGTGCCCGAGAAAGATCCTGTAACATAGACCTCAATTGTAGGCATCTCTGAATCTGGACCCATAAATTGTTTATCCTTCAGAAAGCCGTTGCCTAGTGTTATGTCTGATTCACAATTCATGCTCCACCTCTGATCATGGTTCCTTGATTCCCCTACAAAACCATTGCTACAACACAATTCTAAAACACCAGATAACACGAGGACATCCTTATCAAAAACCTCAAACCTCACACTCCCAGTCATCCTTATACTATCGGTGCTGACAAATGTTGCTTCTTCAGATTTCTTATCTAATCTATCCCTCCTAAGAGTGGTTGATGCACCATCAGCATTGATAGAAGTTCTAACACCATTTACTTCGAGAAGGGTATCAGGATATAATGGAATATGGTTCACAGAAAGGTGCTCTGGAGTCGAGTCATCAATCTCACATTTGCTGATTCGGACATAGAATACTCTTATATCAAGCCAAGGTAATGATCTGGGTTGATGAGGAGTTTGCCTAACAACTGCATGGCCATTTTCTCGTAGCCCATTTCCATTAGATGTTTCATAAGAATTCTCCATGAACATAAAGAAATCAATCGTCCTCCTAAATAAAAATCTTCCACCTTGACTCTGTTGCTAACTTCAAGTTCATTTCGGAGGAACAAACAAATGACCTGTGGACATGTCCAAAAAGTGAATCCATAGCAATTTAATCAACATAAGTTGAAGTTTGGACATAGCCAAAGAATAAAAGTCCATTTGAAAATCGAAGAGTTCAAAGAGAGACAGAACACCTGAAACGTAACTGGAGAGAAGAAGCAAAACTAAACAGTAAATGAAACCTTTTGAGAATTGAGACAGAAGGCTTTAACAGACCAGCCAGAACCATACACCAATCCTTTCTACTTCCTGCAAGAAATTAaagcaaattaagaaaaagtaaaGCCCAAGTTGGGACAACTTAAATAAGTTGAAGAAACAACGGATAAAGAgataagaagagaaaataagCCAGAGAAAAGTCCAAAAGATTAGATGatggaaaacaataaattaCGTAACTCTCccaggaaagaaagaaaaatactaCTGGAGGGTAAAGCTGAACTAACGGTTCTTTCTCCAAGCCGATCAAGACCTAATGTAAAGTACAAAGCACACACCAATCAAACTCACCTAAAAACCAATCACATCTAAAAACTAATCACAGATAAACCATACCAGGTATACCGGATAAATAAAACCGA includes:
- the LOC133680069 gene encoding uncharacterized protein At1g01500-like; translation: MFMENSYETSNGNGLRENGHAVVRQTPHQPRSLPWLDIRVFYVRISKCEIDDSTPEHLSVNHIPLYPDTLLEVNGVRTSINADGASTTLRRDRLDKKSEEATFVSTDSIRMTGSVRFEVFDKDVLVLSGVLELCCSNGFVGESRNHDQRWSMNCESDITLGNGFLKDKQFMGPDSEMPTIEVYVTGSFSGTPIILTKTLQLGFRKKQMRKGMLDSIPEYEATESQDKAPSRFPLQLSEYSDHKPENEDYHLFPGTEYMDGEDGEMSWFNAGVRVGVGIGLSVCVGIGIGVGLLVRTYQGTTRNFRRRLP